A genomic region of Phragmites australis chromosome 2, lpPhrAust1.1, whole genome shotgun sequence contains the following coding sequences:
- the LOC133893163 gene encoding gibberellin 2-beta-dioxygenase 3-like — protein sequence MVVLAKGELEQIAPPAAQPPPADLWSVDLSAPAGPDRAAAARALVAACEEHGFFRVTGHGVPMELARAAEAAASAFFALPQGDKEARPLGYSSKWIGGNGDLGWIEYLLLGVTPAGAVPVASASSSSPSTLPCAAADAAVAASLSTQPCPLRDVLDEYTVAVRRMACAVLELMAEGLGVGPPDALARLVTRADSDCMLRVNHYPPRPELGGGPNLTGFGEHTDPQIISVLRSNGTSGLEIALRDGAWASVPPDGDAFFVNVGDTLQVLTNGRFRSVRHRVLVNSERSRVSMIFFGGPPPGEKLAPLPQLLGGGGRSRYRDFTWREFKSSGCRTRLAEDRLSPFEN from the exons ATGGTGGTCCTTGCCAAGGGAGAGCTCGAGCAGATCGCCCCCCCAGCGGCGCAGCCGCCGCCGGCTGACTTGTGGTCCGTGGACCTGTCAGCGCCGGCCGGCCCGGACCGCGCAGCCGCGGCGCGCGCTCTGGTGGCGGCGTGCGAGGAGCACGGGTTCTTCAGGGTGACGGGCCACGGCGTGCCGATGGAGCTCGCGCGCGCCGCGGAGGCCGCCGCGTCAGCGTTCTTCGCGCTGCCGCAAGGCGACAAGGAGGCTCGGCCGCTCGGGTACTCCAGCAAGTGGATCGGCGGCAACGGGGACCTCGGGTGGATCGAGTACCTCCTGCTTGGCGTCACCCCCGCCGGTGCCGTGCCCGTCGCCTCCGCTTCATCGTCCTCGCCCTCGACATTGCCGTGCGCTGCTGCAGACGCGGCGGTCGCCGCCTCGTTGTCCACGCAACCTTGCCCCTTACG GGATGTTTTGGACGAGTACACGGTGGCGGTGCGGCGGATGGCGTGCGCGGTGCTGGAGCTGATGGCCGAGGGGCTGGGCGTCGGCCCGCCGGACGCGCTCGCGCGGCTGGTGACGCGCGCGGACAGCGACTGCATGCTGCGGGTGAACCACTACCCGCCGCGGCCCGAGCTGGGCGGCGGGCCCAACCTCACGGGCTTCGGCGAGCACACCGACCCGCAGATCATTTCCGTGCTCCGCTCCAACGGCACCTCCGGCCTGGAGATCGCGCTGCGGGACGGCGCCTGGGCCTCCGTCCCGCCCGACGGGGACGCCTTCTTCGTCAACGTCGGCGACACTCTGCAG GTGCTGACGAACGGGAGGTTCAGGAGCGTGAGGCACAGGGTGTTGGTGAACAGCGAGCGGTCCAGGGTGTCCATGATCTTCTTCGGCGGCCCGCCGCCCGGCGAGAAGCTGGCGCCGCTGCCGCAGcttctcggcggcggcggccggagccGGTACAGGGACTTCACCTGGAGGGAGTTCAAGAGCAGCGGCTGCAGGACCAGGCTCGCGGAAGACCGGCTGTCCCCCTTTGAGAACTAG